The genomic region AACATCTTCTCCTTTTTTTCCAATCACAATACCCGGTCGGGATGTATAAATTGTTACACGGACATTTTTAGCAGGTCTTTCAATCACTACACGTGAAACAGAAGCTTTTATAAGTTTTTTTTTTAAAAAAGTTCGTATTTTAAAATCACTATGTAAGTATTCAGAAAATTCTTTCTTTTGTGCAAACCAAGTAGAATTCCAAGTTTTAATAATCCCTAATCTCATGCCATGGGGATGTACTTTTTGACCCATAATTACTCTATTCTCCTAAAATTTATTGATCAGATAAAATCACAGTAATATGACTCGTTCTTTTTAATATTCTATCGGATCGACCTTTAGCTCTAGGCATCATACGTTTCATTACCGGACCTGAGTCTACAAAAATTTTTTTTATAATTAAATTATGCACATCAATTCCATAATTATGTTCTGCATTAGCAACAGCTGATTTGAGTAATTTATATACAAAAAAAGCTGACTTTTTTTTATGAAAATTTAGTATATCAAATACTTGAATTACTTT from Buchnera aphidicola (Sarucallis kahawaluokalani) harbors:
- the rplV gene encoding 50S ribosomal protein L22, which codes for MEIIAKYRKAKSPAQKVRLIVDMIRGKKVIQVFDILNFHKKKSAFFVYKLLKSAVANAEHNYGIDVHNLIIKKIFVDSGPVMKRMMPRAKGRSDRILKRTSHITVILSDQ